In Daphnia pulex isolate KAP4 chromosome 7, ASM2113471v1, one genomic interval encodes:
- the LOC124197808 gene encoding uncharacterized protein LOC124197808: MSGDKNSSMDSTLPVPLPKSPKEVVSSDDSDEDESIGTPEMSDADETCEERSEHMRRCEEFFRNHDLTEMCNRHLEMFNHHLAKFQLELALEVSRLTADESFSLDGKLIPCPGNVVFDCMVGYYKESMSSCPFCDRMWTEMNDILTDPDKERETSLARLMQTLSWRLEEGVGIMIILQSKEVMKSYDWSDHKGTWREHGETSPYPKRPKAVGGDVALWLASLENSRRCLRSSRRVDVDE; this comes from the exons ATGTCCGGTGATAAAAATTCGTCAATGGACAGCACCTTACCTGTGCCACTCCCTAAGTCACCCAAGGAAGTCGTCAGTAGTGATGATTCTGATGAAG ACGAGTCCATAGGGACGCCGGAGATGAGCGACGCCGACGAAACATGCGAGGAACGCTCGGAGCACATGCGTCGTTGTGAAGAGTTTTTCCGTAATCATGACCTCACCGAGATGTGCAATCGCCACCTGGAGATGTTCAATCACCATCTCGCTAAGTTCCAACTTGAACTCG CTCTCGAAGTTTCGCGTCTTACTGCCGACGAATCCTTTTCGCTGGACGGCAAGCTTATTCCTTGCCCTGGCAACGTTGTCTTCGATTGTATGGTTGGTTACTACAAAGAAAGCATGAGCTCGTGTCCCTTCTGTGACCGAATGTGGACGGAAATGAATGACATTCTGACTGATCCGGATAAGGAACGTGAAACGTCACTCGCGAGATTAATGCAGACGTTGTCATG GCGGTTGGAAGAGGGGGTAGGGATTATGATTATCTTGCAGTCGAAAGAGGTGATGAAAAGTTACGATTGGTCGGACCATAAAGGGACCTGGAGAGAGCATGGAGAGACCTCTCCATACCCCAAGCGGCCCAAGGCTGTTGGCGGCGACGTCGCGCTGTGGTTAGCCAGTTTAGAAAACTCACGCAGGTGTCTTCGTTCTTCACGCCGGGTCGACGTTGACGAATGA
- the LOC124196600 gene encoding uncharacterized protein LOC124196600 — translation MDNIRPRKNGGDGYLEHLEAMSEFEDHLRDTADVSECIAYCLSYLPDDANPLLQGDGDDGASVSLEGNLPCFGNVAFYCPIGYHKESTCPVDGPLWAEIHDILTDPDKERKTSLGRLTEPLSWRRSPLHGILEINESKEVVRLPVKKHLSKDKIVKIRTQETDDDSPESLADMKAIEDFLNDCDFLVKMDQTCREMIALATEQQLAREAADGDVKRVERDGAAGQRHPDAGDERDSLPAAVDTESSRGVSTASARCVPIAQTVTDDNEQDASVLLKEKEGDFSGDVAHEAV, via the exons ATGGATAATATACGACCTCGGAAGAATGGCGGCGACGGTTACCTCGAGCACTTGGAGGCAATGAGTGAATTTGAAGATCATCTCCGAGACACTGCTGATGTATCGGAATGTATCGCGTACTGCCTCT catATCTTCCAGACGATGCCAATCCACTTTTGCAGGGTGATGGCGACGACGGCGCATCTGTTTCGCTTGAAGGCAACTTACCTTGTTTTGGCAATGTTGCCTTTTATTGTCCGATTGGTTACCACAAAGAAAGCACGTGTCCCGTCGATGGTCCGCTGTGGGCTGAAATTCATGACATTCTGACTGATCCGGATAAGGAACGTAAAACGTCGCTGGGGAGATTGACTGAGCCTTTGTCGTG GCGGAGGAGCCCGTTGCACGGCATTTTAGAGATAAATGAGTCGAAGGAGGTGGTGAGACTTCCtgtgaaaaaacatttgtcaaaGGATAAGATAGTTAAGATACGGACGCAGGAGACCGACGACGATTCACCCGAGTCTTTGGCGGATATGAAGGCAATTGAAGATTTTCTCAACGACTGCGACTTTCTCGTGAAGATGGATCAGACCTGCCGTG AGATGATAGCCCTTGCTACTGAACAACAACTTGCGCGTGAAGCTGCCGATGGTGATGTCAAACGGGTCGAAAGAGACGGCGCAGCTGGACAACGTCACCCTGACGCCGGTGATGAACGCGACAGTTTGCCGGCTGCCGTCGACACGGAATCATCACGGGGCGTCTCCACGGCATCAGCACGTTGCGTTCCCATTGCCCAAACAGTCACCGACGACAACGAACAAGATGCTTCTGTGCtgctcaaagaaaaagaaggtgaTTTCAGTGGTGATGTGGCGCACGAGGCAGTTTAG
- the LOC124197772 gene encoding collagen alpha-1(I) chain-like — protein MLSPFLLAACFVAFLSNVSETYRHPFIIRHQAAFDEYYTETDQGPTGPPVDFSSLDEQNNEPRYEQEANAYADDGPIGPPIDSPAPDDDHLELPQGPADYDRQHKYDGVNNKDAVASFRSESRLSNPWYRAGRYIGEKLRFFQSYFPLVGPPGPTGPTGPAGPMGPTGPTGPTGPAGATGPTGATGSTGPSGSDGLPGIPGNPGAAGAAGAAGVPGSDGTPGVPGVPGAAGAAGAAGGSSSSSSGGGGGGGGGGAAADATSAASAGSSSSSSSSSSSSSAASAAADALATAQAEARATANDIVELARTIVDESTDPEAVSIASQIVDLSILIMDESDNLEQTSTISTKLIQLASTIVTESSDSIATTNAADIIQLATDLLLVTNEAIELIAIAEVEKIAEAEKAALEAEEGDDLEAEDDAEDAEEEDLPTSSGAGGKPGSGGKPGSGGQSGYTKVGTKKPGAGGEAGVNGGAGEPGAPGNSNPSASPESSSTPSKKKPVPPKRPAGSASPSKKPITSENNNRPSKKPIAAAPAIRPAPILSQSDILNAPAQIIGRPGPPGPPLVNFL, from the exons ATGCTGTCGCCATTCTTATTGGCCGCTTGTTTCGTCGCTTTCCTGTCCAACGTCAGTGAAACCTATCGCCATCCTTTCATCATTAGACATCAAG ccGCGTTTGACGAATATTACACAGAAACAGACCAAGGACCAACCGGTCCGCCAGTCGATTTCTCATCTCTCGACGAACAAAATAATG AGCCGAGGTACGAACAGGAGGCAAACGCTTATGCGGATGACGGTCCGATCGGTCCGCCGATAGACTCACCAGCGCCTGACGACGACCACTTGGAATTACCccaag GACCAGCTGATTACGACCGCCAGCACAAATACGATGGAGTCAATAATAAAGATGCCGTTGCTTCCTTTCGCTCCGAATCACGATTGAGCAATCCCTGGTACAGAGCCGGCAGGTACATTGGAGAAAAGCTGAGATTCTTCCAGTCGTATTTCCCGCTCGTGGGACCTCCAG GTCCGACGGGTCCAACTGGCCCA GCAGGGCCTATGGGACCCAcag GTCCAACCGGTCCAACTGGCCCA GCAGGCGCAACAGGACCCACAG GGGCCACGGGTTCGACGGGTCCCAGCGGCAGTGACGGATTGCCCGGAATTCCGGGAAATCCTGGCGCTGCCGGAGCTGCCGGAGCAGCTGGAGTACCTGGTTCCGATGGTACCCCCGGAGTGCCAG GTGTTCCTGGTGCTGCCGGAGCGGCTGGTGCCGCCGGTggttcgtcttcttcatcgtctGGTGGCggtggaggtggtggaggaggtggcGCTGCTGCCGACGCAACATCCGCTGCATCCGCCGGCTCTTCCTCATCATCTTCCtcgtcttcgtcttcatcttctgcCGCTTCCGCCGCAGCAGATGCTTTAGCCACAGCCCAAGCCGAAGCCCGAGCCACCGCTAACGACATTGTCGAATTGGCAAGGACCATCGTCGACGAATCCACCGATCCTGAAGCTGTGTCCATCGCTTCTCAAATTGTCGACCTCTCAATTCTTATCATGGACGAGTCGGACAATTTAGAACAAACCTCTACAATCTCTACCAAGTTGATCCAATTGGCCAGCACCATCGTGACGGAATCTTCCGATTCCATTGCCACCACCAACGCCGCCGACATTATCCAATTGGCCACCGACTTGCTGTTAGTTACCAACGAAGCTATTGAGCTCATCGCCATCGCCGAAGTTGAAAAGATCGCCGAAGCCGAAAAGGCCGCCCTAGAAGCGGAAGAAGGAGATGATCTGGAGGCTGAAGATGATGCTGAAGACGCTGAAGAAGAGGATTTACCTACAAGTTCCGGCGCTGGTGGTAAGCCGGGCTCGGGTGGCAAACCAGGTTCCGGTGGCCAATCTGGTTACACTAAAGTTGGCACTAAGAAACCCGGTGCAGGTGGTGAAGCCGGAGTTAATGGCGGGGCGGGTGAGCCTGGTGCACCTGGCAATTCTAATCCATCAGCATCGCCAGAAAGTAGCTCAACACCTTCCAAAAAGAAGCCCGTCCCTCCCAAACGCCCAGCCGGTTCAGCATCACCTTCAAAGAAACCTATTACCTCGGAAAATAATAACAGGCCGTCCAAGAAACCCATCGCTGCCGCACCAGCCATCCGACCTGCTCCAATATTAAGTCAATCAGATATTTTAAATGCACCCGCTCAAATTATCGGGCGGCCCGGCCCGCCCGGTCCACCGCTTGTCAACTTCCTGTAA
- the LOC124196594 gene encoding vitelline membrane outer layer protein 1 homolog, producing MFTSAFVFLLLVVAMAKAQPTATAEPQKVITVTNGELEGQWGPLERCPPGSRAVSFRTRNELATPLFDDTALNTIVLYCNDELATNFTSTPGFSGDFLQIVTCPFGGYLTKFILRVSPSSGSSSSSDKTAANDIRFMCSNGYEINGPGNTGGDWGQESGECLDGICGMETRVQPFDGGLGHYDNTALNDVRFTCC from the exons ATGTTTACTTCCGCTTTCGTCttcctgctgctggtggtggcaATGGCCAAGGCCCAACCGACTGCAACAGCCGAGCCCCAGAAAGTCATCACGGTCACCAACGGCGAACTGGAAGGGCAATGGGGCCCGTTGGAGCGATGCCCACCCGGCTCAAGGGCCGTCAGTTTCCGGACCCGCAATGAATTGGCCACTCCGCTGTTTGACGACACGGCCCTCAACACGATCGTCCTCTACTGCAACGACGAATTGGCAACCAATTTCACATCCACACCTGGATt TTCTGGAGATTTCCTGCAGATTGTCACTTGCCCGTTTGGCGGTTACCTgacgaaattcattttgagaGTCAGCCCGTcgtccggcagcagcagcagttctgACAAGACGGCGGCCAACGACATCCGCTTCATGTGCTCCAACGGATACGAAATCAACGGGCCGGGAAACACGGGCGGAGATTGGGGCCAGGAAAGTGGCGAATGCCTCGACGGCATCTGCGGAATGGAGACCCGCGTCCAGCCGTTCGACGGAGGCCTCGGCCACTACGACAACACGGCCCTCAACGACGTCCGCTTCACTTGCTGTTGA
- the LOC124198317 gene encoding dopamine beta-hydroxylase-like yields the protein MSSVLLFIVALFLSPGFLVDSTQIPAGSARNKSDVQQHRHGHNNKRSVVVSDDDGILASNQQPSKLAYSISLDPDSNFHLSWTPDFQREQILFRVDVRHSPPQSWFALGFSDRGDWTGSDLCVGWEDWKGSFIVQDAYVDGLGVMHVDEHHDDCRRASYKRRKDDGGVARLEFIRSFDTCHLDDYKEEDYLIEDGTVHVVYASGSGPLYRINGVSPTTEDVGFQRTRLLKPPVTQHKHPKMNDPPRPLLIANVQLNVPAQETTYYCRVVRLPEHFSRKHHVIQFEAAIEEGRESIVHHMEVFHCEAPPDETIPEYRGPCTDPSRPDSTRVCKRVLAAWAYGAGPFLYPPEAGLPIGGPDFNPYVMLEVHYNNPTIRGDWVDSSGIRMWYTSHLRQYDAGVMELGLEYTDKMAIPPGQDSYTLTGYCLPQCTAVSLPKSGITIFGSQLHTHLLGYRVVTQHFRAEDGLELPELDRDNHYSTHYQEIRLLANPVKVFPGDALLTTCWFDSTEKVNATLGGFSISDEMCVNYVHYFPRINLEVCKSSVSWQALRNYFQFVSEWDKQPTSPSNGVSDNYHAVEWTRLRAQTLRDYYSVAPISMQCNQSSGERFPGNWEGLPSPGFPLPLAEAIMNGTRCRSRGEFVPD from the exons ATGTCATCCGTCTTATTATTCATCGTCGCTCTGTTTCTCTCGCCAGGATTTCTAGTCGATTCGACACAAATTCCAGCAGGATCGGCTCGTAACAAATCGGATGTCCAGCAGCATCGACACGGACACAACAACAAGCGATCCGTCGTTGTCTCTGATGACGACGGAATTTTGGCCAGCAATCAGCAGCCGAGTAAATTGGCCTATTCCATCTCCCTGGATCCTGATTCGAATTTTCATCTGTCCTGGACTCCCGATTTCCAGCGGGAGCAAATTCTATTCCGCGTTGACGTCCGCCATTCGCCTCCTCAGTCGTGGTTCGCCCTGGGCTTCTCCGACCGCGGCGACTGGACAGGATCCGATCTCTGCGTCGGATGGGAAGACTGGAAAGGATCTTTTATCGTCCAG GACGCCTACGTCGATGGATTGGGAGTGATGCACGTCGACGAGCATCACGACGATTGCCGCAGGGCGTCTTACAAGCGCCGCAAGGATGATGGAGGCGTCGCTCGGCTGGAATTCATCCGCTCCTTTGATACTTGCCATCTGGACGActacaaagaagaagattatcTGATCGAAGATGGAACTGTCCATGTCGTTTACGCATCCGGTTCCGGCCCTCTCTACAG gatcAATGGCGTTTCACCTACGACAGAAGACGTTGGATTCCAGCGGACGCGTTTGCTAAAACCTCCGGTGACTCAGCACAAACATCCGAAAATGAACGATCCGCCTCGTCCGCTTTTGATTGCCAATGTCCAGTTGAATGTTCCGGCTCAGGAAACGACCTACTACTGTCGTGTCGTTCGTCTGCCGGAGCATTTCAGCCGGAAGCATCACGTTATTCAG TTTGAGGCGGCCATTGAAGAAGGACGGGAATCGATTGTCCACCACATGGAAGTGTTTCATTGCGAGGCGCCGCCGGATGAAACGATTCCGGAATATCGGGGCCCTTGCACCGATCCCAGTCGACCCGATTCGACCCGGGTCTGCAAACGGGTCCTTGCCGCTTGGGCCTACGGCGCTGGACCTTTTCTTTACCCTCcg GAAGCTGGATTGCCGATTGGCGGACCGGATTTCAATCCTTACGTCATGTTGGAGGTTCACTACAACAATCCAACAATCCGCGGAG ATTGGGTGGATTCATCGGGAATTCGGATGTGGTACACGAGCCATTTGCGTCAATATGACGCCGGCGTGATGGAACTCGGTTTAGAGTACACGGACAAAATGGCCATCCCTCCCGGCCAGGATTCCTACACTCTGACGGGCTACTGTCTACCCCAATGCACTGCAGTG AGTTTACCCAAATCGGGAATAACCATTTTTGGTTCGCAACTTCACACTCACCTGCTGGGCTACCGGGTCGTGACCCAACATTTTCGGGCCGAAGACGGACTCGAATTGCCCGAACTGGACCGTGACAATCACTACAGCACTCACTACCAAGAAATTCGTTTGCTGGCCAACCCCGTCAAAGTCTTTCCG GGAGACGCCCTGCTGACGACGTGTTGGTTCGACTCTACGGAAAAGGTGAACGCGACTCTCGGCGGTTTCTCCATTTCGGACGAAATGTGCGTCAATTACGTCCACTATTTCCCGCGCATCAATTTGGAAGTTTGCAAAAGTTCCGTCAGCTGGCAGGCCTTGCGCAATTACTTTCAATTCGTCAGCGa GTGGGACAAGCAGCCGACGAGTCCGTCGAACGGAGTGTCGGACAATTATCACGCGGTCGAGTGGACCCGACTGAGGGCGCAAACTCTGCGCGATTATTATTCGGTGGCGCCCATCTCGATGCAGTGCAACCAGTCGAGCGGCGAGCGATTTCCAGGCAACTGGGAGGGACTGCCGTCGCCAGGATTCCCGCTGCCTTTGGCGGAAGCGATAATGAACGGGACCCGATGCCGATCCCGAGGCGAATTTGTCCCCGATTAG
- the LOC124198322 gene encoding chymotrypsin-2-like yields MSGLLLQVLCLMFVSACFVRADSADDETDSIIGGTTVVKGQHKYMALILKKKGTKTTMCGGSILSSQHILTAAHCFEAADLPYDSIDVHVNTYNHSPLDSTVISRNVLDQTKDIRKHALYDTDKRTDDIAIVKLNRALTAAELANVAIVSRLNTTLTYAGSVGVALGWGVTKSDAGTLVSRSMQQVSLNIQDDDLCDALWEAKYLPTSHLCTFTPKKAVCWGDDGGPILVNGVQVGISSFSKAKMADAATGTAPICERGSVFTRVSTYVRNGWIQENLLDPIDISI; encoded by the exons ATGTCCGGTCTTTTACTCCAG GTTCTTTGCTTGATGTTTGTGTCTGCCTGTTTCGTCCGCGCCGATTCAGCAG ATGATGAAACTGACTCGATCATTGGTGGTACAACGGTGGTCAAAGGCCAGCACAAATACATG GCTCTCATCCTGAAGAAGAAAGGCACAAAGACCACCATGTGTGGCGGCTCTATCCTCAGTTCCCAACACATTCTGACTGCAGCTCACTGCTTCGAAGCAGCCGA TCTGCCTTATGATTCGATCGACGTCCACGTCAACACCTACAACCACAGCCCGTTGGACTCGACCGTCATCAGCCGTAATGTTTTAGATCAGACGAAAGACATTCGAAAACATGCGCTCTACGATACAGACAAACGG ACCGACGACATTGCCATTGTGAAGCTGAACAGGGCACTGACCGCCGCAGAGTTGGCCAATGTCGCCATTGTGTCGCGATTGAACACGACGCTCACCTACGCCGGATCGGTCGGAGTCGCCCTCGGTTGGGGTGTCACTAAAAGCG ATGCGGGGACGTTGGTTTCACGATCGATGCAGCAAGTGTCGCTGAATATCCAGGACGACGATTTGTGTGACGCTTTGTGGGAAGCCAAATACCTTCCCACCAGTCACCTATGCACATTCACTCCCAAGAAAGCCGTTTGTTGG GGAGATGATGGAGGCCCCATTTTGGTCAACGGTGTCCAGGTCGGAATCAGCAGCTTCAGCAAAGCCAAAATGGCTGACGCAGCTACTGGCACGGCCCCCATTTGTGAGAGAGGATCGGTCTTCACTCGGGTCTCTACCTACGTCCGCAACGGATGGATTCAAGAGAATCTGCTGGATCCCATCGACATCAGCATATAA
- the LOC124198320 gene encoding uncharacterized protein LOC124198320 yields the protein MKLALISLLSALVVISSQQQFQYKARPRGLFWLSPYSPQHQGFIKNDPQSAQVFYGDEIPHRINQQWTRPSTRIGEIITFFRNEDINPDGVFANEDGQNSLEEIDESEDTQGRIKFLQQKNNGRFFYSTTINNPFLKTATFTLSSTVTTVASIVLCVPANNLAAVPAPTCAGRRRRQTEDTDSDQFPISPSETLKLIPTALPSLGSTMPNHRESRHLLVNELQVDPHQGVDSSKDEGRPAGMLLEDNQSHPREKRFFGRGIAASTTVTSYSFVAATLTSTVILDPTAMNVAVCLPAGYVVCA from the exons ATGAAATTGGCGTTGATTTCCCTGCTGTCGGCCCTTGTGGTCATCTCGTCTCAGCAGCAATTTCAATACAAAGCAAGGCCGAGAGGTTTGTTTTGGCTGTCACCTTACTCACCACAGCATCAGGGATTCATCAAGAACGATCCACAATCAGCGCAGGTTTTTTACGGCGACGAAATTCCGCATCGCATCAATCAGCAATGGACGAGACCGTCTACCCGAATTGGTGAAATTATCACCTTCTTCAGG AACGAAGATATCAATCCGGATGGGGTTTTCGCTAACGAAGATGGTCAAAACAGCCTCGAGGAAATCGACGAATCGGAAGACACTCAGGGCAGGATCAAATTTCTTCAGCAAAAGAACAACGGTCGATTTTTCTACAGCACAACCATCAACAATCCGTTCCTGAAAACGGCAACTTTTACCCTTTCGTCGACTGTGACAACCGTTGCCTCTATCGTACTGTGTGTTCCAGCCAACAACTTGGCAGCTGTTCCAGCACCGACTTGCGCCGGCCGCAGACGACGTCAAACCGAAGATACCGACAGCGATCAATTTCCAATCTCCCCATCTGAAACCCTCAA ATTGATTCCGACGGCTCTTCCTTCGTTGGGTTCGACAATGCCAAACCACCGGGAATCGCGTCACCTGTTGGTGAATGAGCTGCAGGTGGATCCTCATCAAGGTGTTGACTCTTCCAAAGATGAAGGTCGTCCTGCCGGAATGTTGCTGGAAGATAACCAGAGCCatccgagagagaaaagatttttcggCAGGGGCATTGCGGCGTCGACAACTGTAACATCTTACTCGTTTGTTGCAGCTACTCTTACCAGCACAGTCATCCTCGATCCAACTGCAATGAATGTTGCTGTTTGCTTACCAGCCGGATATGTTGTCTGTGCCTAA